The DNA region GACCATCCCCTCAGCATCCTCAGTGTGCCGGGCGCCAAAGAGTTTTGCATCGAGTTCAACTCCATGAGCAAGAGCCACAATATGCCGGGCTGGCGTATCGGTATGCTGGCAAGCAACGCCGACTTTGTGCAATGGATACTGAAAGTGAAGAGCAACATCGACAGCGGTATGTTCCGCGCCATGCAACTGGCAGCCGCCAACGCCTTGGAAGCCGAACAGGAATGGTACGACGGAAACAACAAGAACTACCGCAACCGCCGCCATCTGGCAGGGGAAATCATGCATGCACTGGGATGTACATACGATGAAAAACAGGTAGGTATGTTCCTCTGGGGAAAAATTCCCGATAGCTGCGCCGATGTTGAAGAACTGACTGAAAAGGTGTTGCACAACGCACGCGTGTTCATCACACCGGGATTTATCTTCGGAAGTAACGGAAAACGGTATATCCGCATCTCGCTTTGCTGCAAAGACCATAAATTGGAAGAGGCATTGAAGCGTATCAGGGAGATGAAGTAATATATTTACAGAAGACACAGAGAAATATCTATACAATAAAAATATAATTGAACAAAAATAAAAGAATATGGAACTTGAATTAGAATCGATTTTGCTGCCGGGTATTGAGGACAAACGCCCCATGATAATTGCAGGTCCTTGCAGCGCCGAGACAGAAGAACAAGTAATGTGCACTGCCAAGCAACTGGCCGAAAAGGGAATGAAGATATTCCGTGCCGGAATCTGGAAACCGCGTACCAAACCGGGTGGGTTCGAAGGTGTAGGCGTAGACGGTCTGGCATGGCTGAAAGAGGTGAAGAAAGAAACCGGAATGTACGTTTCTACCGAAGTAGCCACTTCGAAGCATGTATACGAGTGTCTGAAAGCAGGTATCGATATCCTTTGGATTGGCGCACGCACCACTGCCAACCCGTTTGCCATGCAGGAAATTGCCGATGCACTGAAGGGCGTGGATATTCCTGTGTTTGTGAAGAACCCGGTAAATCCGGATCTGGAACTCTGGATCGGTGCCCTGGAACGTATCAACAATGCCGGTCTGAAACGTCTGGCAGCCATCCACCGTGGTTTCAGCAGCTATGACAAGAAGTTGTACCGCAACCTGCCGCAATGGCATATCCCCATCGAGTTGCGTCGTCGCATCCCGAACCTGCCGATCATCTGCGATCCCAGCCACATCGGTGGTAAGCGCGAACTCATCGCACCGCTTTGCCAGCAGGCTATGGACCTCGGTTTCAACGGTCTGATTATCGAAAGCCACTGCAACCCGGATTGTGCATGGAGCGATGCTTCACAGCAAGTGACTCCGGACGTACTGGATTACATCCTGAACCTACTCGTCATCCGTAAAGAGACACAGACCACGGAAAATCTCAGTGAACTGCGCAAGCAGATTGACGAGTGCGACAACAACCTGATGCAGGAACTTGCCAAGCGTATGCGTGTGGCGCGTGAAATCGGTACGTTCAAGAAAGAGCACGATATGACAATCCTGCAAACGGGACGTTACAATGAGATTCTGGACAAACGCGGTTCACAAGGCGTGCTTCTGGGCGTGGATTCGGAATTTATCAAGAAGGTATTCGAGCTGATACACGAGGAGAGTGTGAGGCAACAAATGGAAATAATTAATAAGTGACAAGCTACAAGCTACGAGTAGCTGCGCCATCATACCGCAGGATACTCGTAGCTTGTAGCTCGTAACTCGTAGCTAATAACATTAGATTTATGCGTATTTTAATACTCGGAGCCGGCAAGATGGGCTCTTTCTTTACAGATATTCTAAGTTTCCAACATGAAACGGCAGTGTTCGACGTGAATCCGCACCAGTTGCGTTTTGTCTACAACACGTATCGTTTCACCACGTTGGAAGAGATAAAGGACTTCGAACCGGAGTTGGTAATCAATGCCGCCACGGTAAAGTATACATTAGATGCATTCCGCAAGGTGCTGCCCGTGCTGCCCAAGGATTGTATTATCAGTGATATTGCCTCGGTGAAGACAGGATTGAAGAAATTCTATGAGGAAAGTGGTTTCCGCTATGTATCGTCGCATCCGATGTTTGGCCCTACGTTTGCCAGCCTCAGCAATCTGAGTAGCGAAAATGCTATCATCATCAGTGAAGGTGACCACCTGGGAAAAATTTTCTTCAAGGACCTTTACCAGACGCTCCGCCTCAATATCTTCGAATATACTTTCGACGAGCATGATGAGACGGTAGCTTATTCTCTGTCTATTCCTTTTGTCTCTACGTTTGTTTTTGCAGCGGTGATGAAGCACCAGGAAGCTCCGGGTACTACGTTCAAGAAGCACATGGCTATTGCCAAGGGTTTGCTGAGTGAGGATGATTATTTGCTTCAGGAAATTCTCTTTAATCCGCGCACTCCCTCGCAAGTGGAAAATATTCGCCTGGAACTGAAGAATTTACTGGAAATTATCAGTACGAAGGATGCGGAAGGGATGAAGCAGTATCTGACGAAGATTAGGGAAAAGATAAAATAGACAGGTGGGATTAAGGGATTGGGAAGACTACCGAGTTAGGTAGAGTTAGGTTGAATTCCGAACTTATAAATTATCTATATAAATAGAAAGTTATTACTTTCTATTTATTTATTTTACTCATGAAAGTTTAGAATCCTACCTAACTCTACCTAACCCATATCACCAATCTTCTAAAAAACATGGTTATAAATTAAAAAAAAGTGGCGGTAGATTCTGAAAACTACACGTAGTTTTCAGAATCTACCGCCACTTTTTATGTATGTTGCCTTATCGGGAAGATGGCGGTCGGTTCACCGACACAGACTTTGCCAGACTAACATGAAGCAAATCACAATAAGGATTATTCCGTTGTGAAAACATTAGGTTCCCTCGTCCTCAACGGGGGATTTTTTTTATCTTTGCATTCGCAAAAACAATTATCCAATGATAGACCAACCTACCATAGACAGAATTCTGGATGCCGCACAGATTGTAGACATTGTATCGGACTTCGTTACGTTGCGCAAACGAGGTGTGAACTATGTAGGCTTGTGTCCGTTCCATGATGACAAGACGCCATCTTTCTATGTGTCGCCTTCCAAAGGGTTGTGCAAATGCTTTTCCTGCGGTAAAGGTGGCAATGCGGTGCACTTCATTATGGAGCACGAGCAGATGAGCTACCCCGAAGCTCTGAAATATCTAGCAAAGAAATACGGTATCGAAATAAAGGAGCGCGAACTGTCCAGCGAAGAGAAGCTGATGCAGAGCGAACGTGAAAGTCTGTTCATCGTGAATAACTTTGCACGTGATTACTTCCAAAATATACTTAAAAACCATGTGGACGGACGCAGCATTGGTATGGCATACTTCCGCAACCGTGGTTTCCGGGATGATATCATCGAAAAGTTCCAGTTAGGCTATTGCACCGAAAGTCACGATGCTATGGCTCAGGAAGCCATCAAGAAAGGATTCAAGAAAGAATATCTTGTCAAGACAGGACTTTGCTACGAAACGGACGATCACCGCTTGCGCGACCGCTTTTGGGGACGTGTTATTTTTCCGGTACACACACTTTCCGGTAAGGTAGTCGCTTTCGGCGGGCGCGTGCTTAGCAGTGCGACGAAGGGAGTCAAGGTTAAATATGTCAATTCTCCCGAATCGGAAATCTATCATAAGAGTAATGAGTTGTATGGCATTTATTTTGCCAAACAGGCGATTGTGAAACAAGATCGCTGCTTCCTGGTGGAAGGATACACGGACGTTATTTCCATGCACCAGTCAGGTGTGGAGAATGTGGTTGCCTCTTCGGGAACGGCACTGACTCCAGGGCAAATCAAGCTCATTCACCGCTTCACCAATAACATTACGGTACTCTATGACGGTGACGTGGCAGGTATCAAGGCTTCTCTCCGTGGTATCGACATGCTGCTGGAAGAAGGAATGAATATCAAGGTTTGCTTACTTCCCGACGGGGAAGATCCGGACTCCTTCGCCCGCAAGCACAACGCTACGGAGTTCCAGAAATTCATACAAGACAATGAAACAGACTTTATACGTTTCAAAACTAATCTTCTGTTGGAAGATGCTGGAAAAGATCCTATCAAACGTGCGGAGTTAATTGGTAATCTTGTACAAAGTATATCTATTATTCCGGAGGCGATTGTCCGCGATGTATATATTAAAGAATGTAGCCAACTGCTTCGTATAGAAGACAAGCTACTGGTTTCGGAAGTTGCCAAACGACGCGAAACTCAGGCTGAAAAGCAGGCGGAACAAAGAAACCGGGAAATAAGAAAGAATAATGCAGCCCGCGATGCTGCACAAGCACCGCTTCCCGACGGAATGCAAGCACCCTACCCTGAAGACATGCCTCCTTATCCCATGGATGGAGAAATGCCTGACAGCGGTGCACCGCTTCCACCGGAAGCTGCCGAATACGTATCGTATATCCCACAAGAAGGAAAAGAAGGACAGGAATTCTACAAATACGAGCGCCTTATCCTGCAAATGG from Bacteroides sp. MSB163 includes:
- a CDS encoding bifunctional 3-deoxy-7-phosphoheptulonate synthase/chorismate mutase type II; this translates as MELELESILLPGIEDKRPMIIAGPCSAETEEQVMCTAKQLAEKGMKIFRAGIWKPRTKPGGFEGVGVDGLAWLKEVKKETGMYVSTEVATSKHVYECLKAGIDILWIGARTTANPFAMQEIADALKGVDIPVFVKNPVNPDLELWIGALERINNAGLKRLAAIHRGFSSYDKKLYRNLPQWHIPIELRRRIPNLPIICDPSHIGGKRELIAPLCQQAMDLGFNGLIIESHCNPDCAWSDASQQVTPDVLDYILNLLVIRKETQTTENLSELRKQIDECDNNLMQELAKRMRVAREIGTFKKEHDMTILQTGRYNEILDKRGSQGVLLGVDSEFIKKVFELIHEESVRQQMEIINK
- a CDS encoding prephenate dehydrogenase/arogenate dehydrogenase family protein, encoding MRILILGAGKMGSFFTDILSFQHETAVFDVNPHQLRFVYNTYRFTTLEEIKDFEPELVINAATVKYTLDAFRKVLPVLPKDCIISDIASVKTGLKKFYEESGFRYVSSHPMFGPTFASLSNLSSENAIIISEGDHLGKIFFKDLYQTLRLNIFEYTFDEHDETVAYSLSIPFVSTFVFAAVMKHQEAPGTTFKKHMAIAKGLLSEDDYLLQEILFNPRTPSQVENIRLELKNLLEIISTKDAEGMKQYLTKIREKIK
- the dnaG gene encoding DNA primase is translated as MIDQPTIDRILDAAQIVDIVSDFVTLRKRGVNYVGLCPFHDDKTPSFYVSPSKGLCKCFSCGKGGNAVHFIMEHEQMSYPEALKYLAKKYGIEIKERELSSEEKLMQSERESLFIVNNFARDYFQNILKNHVDGRSIGMAYFRNRGFRDDIIEKFQLGYCTESHDAMAQEAIKKGFKKEYLVKTGLCYETDDHRLRDRFWGRVIFPVHTLSGKVVAFGGRVLSSATKGVKVKYVNSPESEIYHKSNELYGIYFAKQAIVKQDRCFLVEGYTDVISMHQSGVENVVASSGTALTPGQIKLIHRFTNNITVLYDGDVAGIKASLRGIDMLLEEGMNIKVCLLPDGEDPDSFARKHNATEFQKFIQDNETDFIRFKTNLLLEDAGKDPIKRAELIGNLVQSISIIPEAIVRDVYIKECSQLLRIEDKLLVSEVAKRRETQAEKQAEQRNREIRKNNAARDAAQAPLPDGMQAPYPEDMPPYPMDGEMPDSGAPLPPEAAEYVSYIPQEGKEGQEFYKYERLILQMVVRYGEKVLCNVPDEEGKEIPITVTEYVVNDLKEDELAFHNPLHRQMLTEAAEHIHNEGFIAERYFLAHPDPIISKLSTELIADRYQLSKYHSKAQRLVTDEERLFELVPTLMINFKFAIISEEMKHMIYALQDPAVANDEEQCTSIMKRYSKLREIKSIMAKRLGDRVVLG